The following nucleotide sequence is from Anas acuta chromosome 11, bAnaAcu1.1, whole genome shotgun sequence.
atattattttgttaaataagtaaaattctGGAATCATCAGCCTGTGCTCTGCATCATCTAATAAGGTGTACAGACATCTAATTTTTAGCTTGCAGGCTCCCAGTACTCTACAGAGCAACAGAgcacagagaactgaaaaaaaaaaaaaaaaagaaaagatgatggTTCAGATATCAGATATGTCTGATTATCTGATTGCACAATGCAGCAACATGTCCCCCAAATATAAGAGAGACATGCATTTTGCATATACAGCTAAGCTTGCTATGGTAGAAGATAGTCCTAGGTGTGCTCAGTAGTAAGTTATGTAACACAGTGGCTAGTTAATCCTCTGCAGTTTCATAGTAACAATTTCCATCTTGCATGCCTAGAGTGGAAACCAATGTTGTAAATCTGCAAATGCAGGACCATCAATATCCTGGCTTTTCTAAAAGCTGCCCTGTTCAACTGCACAGGACTGTGGTAAGTTTCCTCAGGATATGTCATTCTGTGTATCCTAATACTTTATATTCCAAATGGCACTAAGATACAGTGAAtagctttaaatgaaaatctcAAAAGCGCAGGTGTTGAATAAAAGCCATTATTTGCCATAAAAATGATACACCATATACAATTCATGCTTTCCCCAAAGGCACACAAGACACAGTTGTGTCAGATGAATTGTCTTATTAACACAGCCAGTCATTCACCTCTGACTTAAAATAATCTTGATCCCCTCATTCCACAAGAATGTATGATGTACATAGAAACGGTTTACCTGTCTCCTTTGAGAGTGACGTTCACTGCTATCATCTTCtatcttcagtatttttgttacaCTAATCAATTAAGTCTTTTccctcagcagcagggcttCCAACCAGTGCcttgcagcagcaccaggtaGAAGAATCTGCCTTAAACATCTGCAGTTGTGCCTCTAGCCAACATCTGAGTaagcaggttttttttatttcaatgtgCTCAAATGGTGtaaaattccatttttcctggaaaaaaatgtattctgttcATCAGAAGTCCTGAGCAATCTCAAGctacaaaagcattttctttataattcaGCAGCAGCTTAGTCCGAAGATATTTTGGAATACTTAACAAATCCATACAATTGAATGAATTAATTCATTCAATTAAttcaatttgtttatttttctaaattattattatttttaattcagcatCTGAAAGACTGATACAGAAAACAGCCATGAAAGATCATTTTGCTTGGCACatctgaaaacagtaaaaagacTTAAGTTCTATTTAAAGCATTGGTTTACTGAATACGTTACTTGGCTTCTAATTTAAAAAGATCTCTTCCTACATCATTGAAGCAGCATATTTAATGCAGCTATTTTGAGTAAACTTCCATTTTAAAACTACCTTGGCTCTATTTTATTAATGAATTTTAGTGACAGATGACTTATGATTGAGTATTTGCTGAGAAATATAATACCTTTGAGCAAAGACCAGTAACTTTAAGGAAGTTATTGGGAGCATGGACTCTTACTATGATACGTGATAAAGCAGCACAACTAAATCAGCTAAAAATGTAAACTGAATTCTACTACAGTTCTTGcaataaaagcaaggaaatccagtttttcagtatatttttataaatatcagCTTTTGTtcagcatttattaaaaaattaatttttgataAAGACAATGTATGTCTTCTTTCTGAATATAGTTAAGACTGCTAGGTATGATAAAGTCTAACTTTCAGTGAGGATTTGTAAACTGCATTCCTCCCATAAAAAGCACACACCATGTAGGTGTCTGTCCTATCAATGCTGATACTACTTTGGCCTGTGAATAAGAAGTTAAGTAAATGCTTACTTAACCATTCTTTTCAGCACATGGAGATTGCTGATTAGCTGTTACCCTGGGTAATGCTCTCAAAACAGTTAAAATGCTTCCTTTAAATAGCAAGGCATATCATAAGGGTTTTCAAAATAGCACACATGAaaagttcattaaaatgaaaCTCAAGCCTACTGGTTAAAAAACTGATTAGATAATCTTCTATAAGAGAATGGATCAAATTAATGGTTACTTTAATATAACGTGTTGTTTTGCATAGCTTTTATTCAGTTGGCATGTCCAGTATGACACACCAACATGCTGATTAAGTGGCAAAAGTATGAAAGGATGACAACATTGTTTATCGTTGTGTTTCTAAGGTCTTGGGCTTATATACAGGagcatttttctcctgaagtgACGGAAGCCCCTTAATTATGTCTGCAGCTTTCTCTGCTATCATAATAGTTGGGGCATTCAAATTCCCACTGACAATACTGGGCATTATTGAGGCATCTACTACTCTCAAATTTTCAACACCAATTACTTTTGTTTGGGGATCAACTACAGCGGTGCTATCTGAAAGCTGACCCATTTTACAGGTGCAGGAAGGATGATAAGCACTATCAGCCTTCTGTCTTATGAAAGCATCTATTTCTTTGTCAGACTGAACATGGTTTCCTGGTTGAATTTCAGGCCCACGaaatttttcaaaagctttctgagCAAATATCTCCCTGGTCAGCTTGACACACTGGCGGAATTCCCAAATATCTCTTtctgtaaggaaagaaaataagaggaCTGTAAGTGCACTCttatataacagaaaaaaatagcatcaaaGAAGGAAGGCTGGAGGGGACGTCTCCCACTTATTGCTGAAGGCCAAAATAAAGCCAAACAGTTTTTAAAGTCAGATATTTACATTCACTGTGAGCAAAATTGCTACATATCTGGCACACTCTCAAAAGggaataaggagaaaaaatgaacataACCCAGGCAAATGTTAAGAACTCTGACGGCATCTGCAGCGCAGAATTCTGTAGGTTTATACAGTGCTTTGCACAGAGGCTTCTTTGATATTAACtgactttaaaattaaataacaagGCACCAACCATCACTTCTCAACTGTTGTTGAGTAGATGTGAAATTCTGCTACTGAAATGGGCACAAAATGAGTTAATCAGATGAAGGAAAGGCTGCTTTTACCTGTTGACATGTAGTTAGGCTCAATGATTGGATGATCCATTGGGTTTGTACTTTTCAGTTTCACCCAGCCTACACTTGTGCTCCTCATGGGCCCCACGTGGACCTGCAATAGCCACACCATGCTCATGACACAATCCCAACAGACATATTTCCAAattcagtgtgattttttttttcaagattttacaAATTAAGCAACTGTAAATGTTAAAGGAAGATAATGAAAAAAGTCAAAGtatgaatatttttccattttatataaatttacagaatcacggaatcatctaggttggaagagacctccaagatcacctagtccaacctctgacctaacactaacaagtcctccactaaaccacatcactaagctctacatctaaacatcttttaaagacctccagggatggtgactgaaccacttccctgggcagcctattccaatgcccTTTCTAAAGGCATCTGCCTAAACTGCAGTGGAGCAGGGAACACCTTGGGTTAGTTTTGTACAGCATCTAGCACAATGGTATCCTAATGAACAGCACTATGGCACCTGAGTAGTgcaaatacttaaatattttcccagAGATAAAAAGCAACATAATTTTGGTAGCAATATCAAATAATAAGCCTGTATTTTTCCCCGGTGTAGGTTAAGCCAACTCTTTGTGTAATAATGAAAAAGGTATTTTCCTGTATATAGCCAAATTAGCGATGATTATACTAAATGGTAAGACTACTTACTAATTGCTACAGAACATTACTCTTCAAATATATGCTCTTCAAAAACTCACCTGGTAAGCTTCCATTGTTGAAGCAACGCGACCATGATCAACCAcctgagaaggaagaaagtggAACTGAATGTCAGGGTGAGGAACTCCTGGCTCACTTCGAATAAACCCACCAGATTCTAAGTGGGCAGTGGCTCCATCACCTAGAGAGTgtaaatgagagagaaaaagccaTTACAAGACCTCAGAACAGCAATAAATCTACTTCTTCTTAACCCTTGTTTTACTATAGTTTAtaatgtatacatgtatatacagtGGAAACTGCAAGGAATGCAAATGTTTATGAACAGCTTGCAATTTAAGCAATATGCACCACTTTCACCTACTTCTGAATCACTAGGTAACTGTAACTACATCTAATTTTGGAAATTCCAGTTATTTGAGAGTAGGATGTTACAGTTACCTCAGTGGAACTGGCAGAAGCACTGCCAGAGGCAGATCTGTAATCAATATCCTGACAGGTGTGGAGGGAACCAGCTGCAGCATCCTGATATCACTGCACTGCATGCTCCATGACATGCAGCATAACTATCCCATTAGTCACATGTAACAGGCAGAGCCATCCCCAGCGCCTACCCTGAAGGGAAAAGATGAAGAGACTACGATGCCCCTCATATTATGTTATTTTCAAATCCATTTAAAACCATGATTCAGCCCTCAGTTCGTATTTACTTGCATGGTAAAATGCCACATGTACACAGCGTAAATCATCGCTTTGGATCAACTGCTAACATAAGGATTAAGCAGGAGATGAAGTCCTTGAGTTTGGCCAAACTATTTTACTGATTTCAATGATGACTTTTACaaactctttttaaaatacaacgTACAGTTGGATCATTATAAAACTACAGTGTCATTTTTAACAGAAGTCACTCTTATTCACCTGCAAGCCTAATGGGTTCTGGTCAGAACAACAAATACTTCATTTGGGGTgagataatgaaaaacaaattcacaGTACATTTTAATCTACACAGTATCTATttctaaatagatttttttcttaatttttattttttaaaacagcttttctcaGGCACCAAGATTTAAAAGTaggttattttcttaaaattaaggAGATTCAACTgtgttaaaaaaatgtttaaaacctCACTTGATAATTAAGacataacaattttaaaagactcctacctgtaagaaaaagaaatctttcaggCCTATTTGGAAGATCCAATTATTTAGTGGacatgaaaaacaatttatatAAAGGTTCACAGACTTTGAAATTCACAGACAAAAGGCTGTAATAATTCAGAAGTGATGAACAGAGGAACAATACTTGCATACTTTGTTTCATACCTGTGAACTTCCAAAGCCATTCTAGACCAATCCTTGCCATTCTAACCGGCTTTTGTGCACTATACAGAGTGATAGGTTTGGTGCACTTTTGCTGGACGTACACTTCTAAGTGATCTTGAAGATTCTGGCCTACTCCtgattaaatgtttaaaaacagggcaggagggagaagaaaagaaaaagttatttcacaGAGAACAATTATAAATAACATTTGCTAccagaaaacaacacaaatggGAACTAAACTAACCTCTTACAAGGGCAGTGATGACTAACACCAAGACCATGAGTCATATCAGCCTTTTGCTCATGTCAGAACAAGGTTTTACATAAACATAGCATAACTAGAATGAAAATAGAAAGTTAAATGTAGACATATCACTTGTTCTAAAATTGCCAGATTTGACTTCTAAATACAGTGCTAGATTTTCTAGTTCAAAGGAAAAGTTTACGTTATTCCTTCCATCTTTGAATATATATGACGATGGAAGCTTATGCAATCTGTTGTGGATCAAAACCACTCATCCAAAATTCTAAATATGCTGCTTTAAAGCTATTCAGTGgcatttttcatagaatcatagaatcatagaatatcctgagttggaagggacacttaaggatcatcaagtccaactcttgacaccgcacaggtctacccaaaagttcagaccatgtgactaagtgcacagtccaatctcttcttaaattcagacaggctcggtgcagtgaccacttccctggggagcctgttccagtgtgcaaccactctctctgtgaagaaccccctcctgatgtcaagcctaaatttcccctgcctcagcttaaccccgttcccgcgggtcctgtcactggtgttaatggagaaaaggtctcctgcctctcgacacccccttacgaggaagttgtagactgcgatgaggtctcccctcagcctcctcttctccaggctcaacaggcccagtgccctcagccgttcctcatacgtcttcccctccaggcctttcaccatcttcgtagccctcctctggacactctccaacagtttcatgtcctttttatactgcggtgcccagaactgcacacagtactcgaggtgaggccgcaccagcgcagagtagagcgggacaatcacctccctcgacctactagcgatgccgtgcttgatgcaccccaggacacggttggccctcctggctgccagggcacactgccagctcatattcaacttgctgtctaccacgacccccagatccctctcttctaggctgctctccagcgtctcatcgcccagtctgtacgtgcagccagggtttccccgtcccaggtgcaggacccggcacttgctcttattgaacttcatgtggttggcgatcgcccagctctccaacctatccagatccctctgcaaggcctttccaccctcaacagagtccacaactccttcaagtttggtgtcatcagcaaacttgctcaaaataccttctattcctacatccagatcgtttataaaaatattgaaaagtaccggccctaaaatggagccttgagggaccccactggtgaccgcccgccagcctgacgcagccccattcaccataaccctttgggccctgcccgttagccaattgctcacccatcgtatgatgtttttatttagctgtatggtggacattttgtccagtaggatcctatgggaaaccgtgtcaaaagccttgctgaagtccaaaaaaatcacatcagctggtttcccttggtccaccatacgggtgatcttatcataaaaggaaatcaggttagttaggcaggacctacccttcacaaacccatgctggctgggaccaatgactgctttgtcccccaggtgcgcctcaataagttcgagaaccatcttctccatgattttaccaggcactgacgtgagactgacaggcctgtaattgctagggtcttctttctgacccttcttgaaaatcggcacaacatttgccagcttccagtctaccgggacctctccagattcccaggatcgttgaaaaataattgagagagcTGCTTTAAAGCTATTCAGTGGCATTTTTCAGAAAGGCATTTTCCGCTATCAAATATAGTGAAGAAACCGTAGAAGGTTATTGCTCTGTTTTAAAACCAGTGCATTTCCACAGATTTGTAACACTATTAGTTTCTGTCCACAGAACTTGACATAAAGACAACCAAATTTCATGGATTCGTTCCATTTAATGGTCTGAATTGCCTCCTTAGGAAGGTACAAGGTTGAAAGAAGTAATAAAATTACCAGGAAGGTGACAAACAACAGGGATCCCCAGTTTTTTTAGATCATCTGCATTGCCAATCCCAGACAACATAAGCAGCTGTGGAGAATTTATGGCACCTCCacttaaaataacttctttacTGGCAAAAGCCTAAAATGAAACAAGCACAAAAGTCCTTACATTATTAAGCTTGATCTGAATGTGACACATCAAGAGCTTCTGCTCAGATACTATTATGAGCCAGATTAGACACCCTTTCCCCACATTTTTCTTATTCCAAATCTTTCAGTAAAGAGAAATGCTCAAGCTTACAGTCTGAGGGGACAAGCCATAACTTGCTGTTGCACAAGAGCATTGTGTAATATTTCGAGCTGGAACCTATGTTGTAATTGTACACTGTCTCTGTATATTGACTAGTGTGCTGAAATACTGGgatttctgaaaagcaattcTGAAAACGCTGTAGAGGGAAATACAATGGAGATGTTAATCTCTCAGTCAAGACAACTGAAATATCACTTGCTGTAAAGTAACTCACAAGGAATCATacacaggaagagaaaacagtttcagaaagCTTATATTTTGTATAGTGAAGCATCTCTTGCAACacgttttccttccttccttccttccttccttccttccttccttccttccttccttccttccgtccgtccgtccgtctttctgtctttttaaattttgcttcaaATAACGTATTTtatactggaaaataaaaatctcttacCTTTTTCCTTTGACCATTTTTCAAATACTCAACACCAATGGATTTTGTTCCTTGAAACAAGATTTTTGTTACAAGTGTCTTCTCTGTGATTGACAAATTTGGGCGGGATACAGCTGGGTGAAGGTAAGCACTCGCTGCGCTCCATCTTTGACCTACAATTTATATTAACATAGAAAATCAAAATAGTCATGCTAAATATTCTTCAAGATTTTCACCAATACCAATTAGGATGTTTATACAGGTTTTATATACTCTTCTGTAGAGCTCAAAGCAAATGTGCTTTGATATAATAactaaagattttattttaacataacaAACTTCTCAGTGACATTCTGCAAACCTACTCTCCCAAATTTAACTATTAATCAAGACCTGGATGCCAACTCAAATTTCAATGAAATACAGCCTAGACTGATAACAAGCTGCTGTGAAAcgaatacatatatatttagagTGTAGTAGCTGTTCAGCAAACCAAACAACTGAAAGCGCAGATTATACATCTGTAttctaaaatgctttcagaGGCACTTCTGGTGGGTCAGAAACACAAATTCCTTACAGAATCCTTTATGATTTACCTTTGTGTACAGTCATGTCCATCCAGCCAAATCCTTCTTGCTGATAGCCATTCATATCATCTGTGAAGGGATACCCAGCTTGCTGAGTTGCCTCCAGGAATGCGTGATGAAGAGGatggtttgttttccctcttgaCACATGCAGAGGTCCTTTTCCACCTCTATACTGATCTGGTCCCAGTTCATGTGTTTGTGCCTTCTTAAAATAGGGCAAGCAATGTTCATAGTCCCATCCTACAGCCCCTTCTCTGCTCCATCGATTATAATCTTCAGCATGCCCACGAATATACACCATTGCATTGAGAGAAGAGGAACCACCCCACACTCTTCCTCGGGGCCAGTACATAATCCTATTATCCATATGTTTCTGTGAAGTTGTGTGGTAATACCAGTTATATTTCTCATCACAGAGGTTGTAAGTTAATGCAGCAGGCATATGAATCTTCCACATCAGTCTCTTACTACCTAGAAGGGTATCTTTAGGGCCTGCTTCCAAAAGTAGTACAGTACTGAGAGGGTCTTCGGTCAACCTGTTGGCTAATACACACCCAGCTGATCCAGCTCCAACAATGACATAATTAAAAGAGTTTGCCTTTTCAGAACTAAGCTGAGACAATGCACGTGAGATTCTGAATGATTTGTTGATGCCCAATGTGTTCCTTAACAGGTGTGCTTTAAACAGAGCTCCTGTTACTTTGTGCATCTGACTCACAGAGCTGTAACATTTAACTCCTTTGATTAAGTAGAACATCTTTACTAAGAACATCACTCCTACAGTATTTCCTCCAAAATTGTGTGTTTTGtcctagaaaaacaaacaaaaaatcctaatTAAAACATAAGCGTTAGTACAGTGTATGCCcattttcatgttaaaatgTCAAATTTCACCCATTCTGACTATCCTAAGGGTTAACTACAATGCcaataaaacagtaatttacTTTGAAAGTTGCTGTCTTATTCTTTTGATGCATTATATGCACCAGCTGAGTGGCACAGTATTTTACAGGTGAATACCTGCAGCACATTTTCAAGTATTTGCCACGACCATAAAGAATGGACACCTTTGTTTACTTCGAAGTCTGGCTTCATCTGCCTCTAGTAGATgagaatttaagaaaaacaacaatgtCATACACTGCTCTGTAAGTTTGTGAGTCAGTGGTAGTGTACAGCCAATTCACAACCATGGACATGATTCAGTTGGGAGCACAGTGGGATGAATATTCTTGCTGTAGTTCTGCCAGATCAAAACTAGGATGGTTCTCTACAAGGCACATGTAACAGTGAAATTAACTTTCAGCTATCCCTACGTTGAAAAACTACTGTTTTTGAGGTAACAGGTAAAGGCACAATTTGTACATCTGTGGCTTCTCCCTTATTAcccagaatggtttgggttggaagggaccttaaagatcatctaattccaatcccTCTGCCATGTTTAACGTGTTTTAGCTATCGCTAATATGGTATGCTGTAATGTACTGCCAATCTGAAAAAGACAGGTGAGCTT
It contains:
- the CHDH gene encoding choline dehydrogenase, mitochondrial isoform X2 translates to MFLVKMFYLIKGVKCYSSVSQMHKVTGALFKAHLLRNTLGINKSFRISRALSQLSSEKANSFNYVIVGAGSAGCVLANRLTEDPLSTVLLLEAGPKDTLLGSKRLMWKIHMPAALTYNLCDEKYNWYYHTTSQKHMDNRIMYWPRGRVWGGSSSLNAMVYIRGHAEDYNRWSREGAVGWDYEHCLPYFKKAQTHELGPDQYRGGKGPLHVSRGKTNHPLHHAFLEATQQAGYPFTDDMNGYQQEGFGWMDMTVHKGQRWSAASAYLHPAVSRPNLSITEKTLVTKILFQGTKSIGVEYLKNGQRKKAFASKEVILSGGAINSPQLLMLSGIGNADDLKKLGIPVVCHLPGVGQNLQDHLEVYVQQKCTKPITLYSAQKPVRMARIGLEWLWKFTGDGATAHLESGGFIRSEPGVPHPDIQFHFLPSQVVDHGRVASTMEAYQVHVGPMRSTSVGWVKLKSTNPMDHPIIEPNYMSTERDIWEFRQCVKLTREIFAQKAFEKFRGPEIQPGNHVQSDKEIDAFIRQKADSAYHPSCTCKMGQLSDSTAVVDPQTKVIGVENLRVVDASIMPSIVSGNLNAPTIMIAEKAADIIKGLPSLQEKNAPVYKPKTLETQR
- the CHDH gene encoding choline dehydrogenase, mitochondrial isoform X1, translated to MLLDKTHNFGGNTVGVMFLVKMFYLIKGVKCYSSVSQMHKVTGALFKAHLLRNTLGINKSFRISRALSQLSSEKANSFNYVIVGAGSAGCVLANRLTEDPLSTVLLLEAGPKDTLLGSKRLMWKIHMPAALTYNLCDEKYNWYYHTTSQKHMDNRIMYWPRGRVWGGSSSLNAMVYIRGHAEDYNRWSREGAVGWDYEHCLPYFKKAQTHELGPDQYRGGKGPLHVSRGKTNHPLHHAFLEATQQAGYPFTDDMNGYQQEGFGWMDMTVHKGQRWSAASAYLHPAVSRPNLSITEKTLVTKILFQGTKSIGVEYLKNGQRKKAFASKEVILSGGAINSPQLLMLSGIGNADDLKKLGIPVVCHLPGVGQNLQDHLEVYVQQKCTKPITLYSAQKPVRMARIGLEWLWKFTGDGATAHLESGGFIRSEPGVPHPDIQFHFLPSQVVDHGRVASTMEAYQVHVGPMRSTSVGWVKLKSTNPMDHPIIEPNYMSTERDIWEFRQCVKLTREIFAQKAFEKFRGPEIQPGNHVQSDKEIDAFIRQKADSAYHPSCTCKMGQLSDSTAVVDPQTKVIGVENLRVVDASIMPSIVSGNLNAPTIMIAEKAADIIKGLPSLQEKNAPVYKPKTLETQR